A window of Triplophysa dalaica isolate WHDGS20190420 chromosome 7, ASM1584641v1, whole genome shotgun sequence contains these coding sequences:
- the LOC130426567 gene encoding Fc receptor-like protein 3 translates to MEFSSLLLVLLMILQIHSEQTAERLKARVSVWPDGRLFREETVTLTCVISGGGVTKWQYSWFKDSYYNTVSYQQNYTIRSVSESDAGKYTCRGTEIRGSRSSDTSDAVTLTVSDIPKPSLTVRPQSVFTGDSVTLTCEVHQSTGWKFIFYTPSHENYEASGTKTIKVYYGGQYECIARRGNYYSHYSDPITVTVKKRPKPQVSVWPDGRLFRGETVTLTCVIRGGGVTNWLYSWNKTRHSQLSQYNISNLQYYTISSVSESDAGQYTCRGTEADGSGSSHTSDAVTLTVSGSKPKAELTSDTEGSVLTGNTVTLTCLMNQFTGWKFNWYQHTQNTEKTTTDTNTYTMSNVRVSDGGQYWCRAGRGNPVYYTDYSDVLWINVTESPKAVLRVEPDKQLFSGETVILRCDIQTKQDTEWTYSWTVEKYNQQYTVNRCKTQECKIRVDHSDSGHYTCRGKSVNGQNSEKSEAVTLTVSSYKPKTLLRVSPQQWLTEGDSVTLMCEVNRSSTGWTFSWFTKHNLSSGYDLVSDSSGGSKGNYTVSSAALKHTGVYMCGAERGDPVYHTHNSSTQPLWITGVSSSVSLIIRPNRTQHFSSESLSLSCEDHRNSTGWTVRRYTNTLETCSSSSVRSTGTESTCTIRSLITSDTGVYWCESESGHKLHPVNISIHNGDVILDSPVHPVTEGDSLTLHCLYRDKNPSNLRAEFYKDGSVVQNQTTGDMMIISTVSKSHEGFYYCKHPERGESPKSWISVTVSSPRGLRVAVGLSFMFLIIVLVLLWSYRNKKGKVSESPSSVSAQQNISQTSVQKQSEDTPLQSGQSSSTYEDAHIYDSVGAADNKNTRTAVTVISPSDELYSQVERKKRKSKDNVSAEADLTYAEIELKPKKEVKKKKEKKENNKESEDTLYSNLKMNEHRDVVYGYSDVTYAQIKYNTRGEKTRNIQTWNK, encoded by the exons ATGGAGTTCAGTTCTCTTCTTCTAGTGCTCT TGATGATTTTACAGATCCACTCTGAACAAACTGCAG AAAGACTGAAAGCTCGAGTGTCTGTTTGGCCTGATGGACGATTATTCAGAGAAGAAACTGTCACTCTCACATGTGTCATCAGTGGAGGAGGAGTCACTAAATGGCAGTACAGCTGGTTTAAAGATTCATACTACAACACTGTCAGTTATCAACAGAATTACACAATCAGATCTGTTAGTGAGTCTGACGCAGGTAAATACACCTGTAGAGGAACAGAGATCAGAGGATCACGATCATCAGACACCAGTGATGCAGTTACACTGACAGTATCAG ATATTCCCAAACCATCTCTGACTGTTCGGCCACAGTCTGTGTTCACTGGAGACTCAGTTACTCTGACCTGTGAGGTGCATCAGTCCACTGGATGGAAGTTTATCTTTTACACACCATCACATGAAAACTATGAAGCTTCAGGAACTAAAACAATCAAAGTCTATTATGGAGGACAATATGAGTGCATTGCCAGAAGAGGAAACTATTACTCACATTACAGTGACCCCATAACAGTGACAGTAAAGA AAAGACCGAAACCTCAAGTGTCTGTTTGGCCTGATGGACGATTATTCAGAGGAGAAACTGTCACTCTCACATGTGTCATCAGAGGAGGAGGAGTCACTAACTGGCTATACAGCTGGAATAAGACAAGACATAGTCAGCTCTCACAATACAATATCAGTAATCTACAGTATTACACAATTAGTTCTGTTAGTGAGTCTGACGCAGGTCAATACACCTGTAGAGGAACAGAGGCCGATGGATCAGGATCATCACACACCAGTGATGCAGTTACACTGACAGTATCAG GATCAAAACCAAAAGCTGAACTCACATCAGATACTGAAGGATCTGTACTGACGGGAAACACAGTGACTCTGACGTGTCTCATGAATCAGTTCACTGGATGGAAGTTTAACTGGtatcaacacacacagaacactgagaaGACGACAACAGATACAAACACCTACACAATGTCCAATGTTAGAGTTTCAGATGGAGGTCAGTACTGGTGTAGAGCTGGAAGAGGGAATCCAGTCTATTACACAGACTACAGTGATGTTCTGTGGATCAATGTTACAG AGAGTCCTAAAGCAGTTTTGAGAGTTGAGCCTGACAAACAGCTGTTCTCAGGAGAAACTGTCATTCTGAGATGTGACATACAGACTAAACAAGACACTGAGTGGACATACAGCTGGACTGTAGAGAAATATAACCAACAGTATACAGTCAACCGATGCAAAACACAAGAGTGTAAAATCAGAGTTGATCACAGTGACAGCGGTCACTACACGTGTAGAGGAAAGAGTGTAAATGGACAAAACTCTGAGAAGAGTGAAGCTGTTACACTGACTGTATCATCAT ATAAACCCAAGACACTTTTAAGAGTTTCTCCACAGCAGTGGCTGACTGAAGGAGATTCAGTGACTCTGAtgtgtgaggttaacagatCCTCTACAGGCTGGACATTCAGCTGGTTCACTAAACACAATCTCTCCTCAG GTTATGATTTGGTGTCAGACAGCAGTGGAGGATCTAAAGGAAACTACACTGTGAGTTCTGCTGCTCTGAAGCACACAGGAGTTTATATGTGCGGAGCAGAGAGAGGAGATCCagtctatcacacacacaacagcagcACACAACCACTGTGGATCACTG GtgtttcttcttcagtgtcTCTGATCATCAGACCCAACAGAACTCAACACTTCTCatctgaatctctctctctgagctgtGAGGATCACAGGAACTCTACTGGATGGACAGTGAgaagatacacaaacacactggaaacttgttcatcatcatcagtcaGATCTACAGGAACAGAATCTACATGTACAATCAGATCTCTCATCACATCTGACACTGGAGTGTACTGGTGTGAGTCTGAATCTGGACACAAACTTCATCCTGTTAATATCTCAATACACA ATGGTGATGTGATTCTGGACAGTCCTGTTCATCCTGTGACTGAAGGAGATTCTCTGACTCTTCACTGTTTATATCGAGATAAAAACCCATCAAACCTCAGAGCTGAATTCTATAAAGATGGATCAGTGGTGCAGAATCAGACTACAGGAGACATGATGATCATCTCTACAGTCTCAAAGTCACATGAGGGTTTCTACTACTGTAAACACCCAGAGAGAGGAGAGTCTCCAAAGAGCTGGATCTCAGTCACAG TCTCTTCACCTCGTGGTCTGAGAGTGGCTGTTGGATTGAGCTTCATGTTTTTGATCATTGTCTTGGTTCTGCTGTGGAGCTACAGAAACAAAAAAG gtaAAGTGTCTGAGTCTCCCTCTAGTGTCAGTGCACAGCAgaacatcagtcagacatcagTTCAGAAACAAAGTGAAGACACTCCACTGCAGTCTGGTCAGTCATCATCAACTTATG AAGATGCTCATATTTATGACTCAGTTGGTGCAGCcgataataaaaacacacgcacag CAGTGACTGTGATCAGCCCCAGTGATGAACTGTATTCACAGGTCGAGAGAAAGAAACGCAAGAGCAAAG ACAATGTAAGTGCAGAAGCTGATCTCACCTATGCTGAGATTGAACTGAAGCCTAAGAAAGAagtgaagaaaaagaaagagaagaaag AGAATAACAAAGAGAGTGAAGACACGCTGTACTCAAACCTGAAGATGAATGAACATCGAG
- the LOC130425795 gene encoding NAD(P)(+)--arginine ADP-ribosyltransferase 1-like — MLSTAALILIVICKVAVGQDHRRAVEGQILQMDMELDSVDDQYKGCKKNMSNLVRIEYLNKEISGSSDFRKAWQEGKCEHRVPEDNLTRNHSVAIYVYTSDTVGLYAKFNEIVRSGKDSYKNRTYTWYSLQFLLTEAIQILRKTQKKCRFTYRGTKLQFDETVLNKEVRFGFFASSSLKREQAVEFGTVSCFEINTCQSADVAKYSKFPNEREVLIPPYETFIVTAIKKRDENDVWCDTVFVLKSKGIRSDLNCAVASVESQIHQRSQSVWLMGLYIFIHFSSLY, encoded by the exons ATGTTGAGCACAGCAGCTCTTATTCTCATTGTCATCTGTAAAGTTGCTGTAGGACAG GATCACAGACGGGCTGTTGAGGGACAGATACTTCAAATGGATATGGAATTGGATTCAGTTGATGACCAGTATAAGggctgtaaaaaaaacatgtcaaatctGGTGAGAATAGAATatctaaacaaagaaataagTGGATCATCTGACTTTAGAAAAGCTTGGCAAGAAGGTAAATGTGAGCATCGTGTACCAGAAGATAACTTGACCAGGAACCATTCAGTCGCCATTTATGTGTACACTAGTGACACAGTAGGCCTATATGCTAAATTCAATGAAATTGTTCGTAGTGGGAAAGACAGCTACAAAAACAGGACATACACGTGGTATTCACTTCAGTTTCTGTTGACAGAAGCCATACAGATTCtaaggaaaacacaaaaaaaatgcagatttaCTTATCGTGGTACCAAACTTCAGTTTGATGAGACTGTTCTGAACAAAGAGGTTCGTTTTGGCTTTTTTGCGTCCTCGTCTCTGAAACGTGAACAAGCCGTGGAGTTTGGTACAGTGTCTTGTTTTGAAATCAACACTTGTCAAAGTGCTGATGTGGCAAAATACTCCAAGTTTCCTAATGAGAGAGAGGTCCTGATACCCCCATATGAGACGTTTATCGTCACTGCTATCAAGAAGAGAGATGAGAATGATGTCTGGTGTgacactgtgtttgtgttgaagaGCAAAGGAATAAGAAGTGATTTAAACTGTGCGGTGGCTTCAGTCGAGTCTCAGATACATCAGAGATCTCAGTCTGTCTGGCTCATGGGCCTTTACATCTTCATTCATTTCTCTTCTTTATATTAA